One genomic window of Micromonospora sp. WMMD1128 includes the following:
- a CDS encoding OsmC family protein: protein MSDDSFRSVEIERTGLASYTARNARGGSISMGSGQDDSFTPVELLLAALGGCTAVDVDHITSRRAEPTHFSVEVTGDKIRDEAGGNRMRNLRVEFTVTFPEGPDGDRAREALPRSLRQSHDRLCTVSRTVQLGTPVEIVDAAGREPDDRPPAPPAAAG, encoded by the coding sequence ATGAGTGACGACAGCTTCCGCTCGGTGGAGATCGAGCGCACCGGCCTGGCCAGCTACACGGCACGCAACGCCCGCGGCGGATCGATCTCCATGGGCTCGGGCCAGGACGACAGCTTCACCCCGGTGGAACTGCTGCTGGCCGCGCTCGGCGGTTGCACCGCCGTGGACGTCGACCACATCACCAGCCGTCGCGCCGAGCCGACCCACTTCTCCGTCGAGGTCACCGGCGACAAGATCCGGGACGAGGCGGGCGGCAACCGGATGCGGAACCTCCGGGTGGAGTTCACCGTGACCTTCCCGGAGGGACCGGACGGTGACCGGGCGCGCGAGGCGCTCCCCCGATCGCTGCGGCAGTCGCACGACCGGCTCTGCACCGTCTCCCGCACCGTCCAGCTCGGCACGCCCGTGGAGATCGTCGACGCCGCCGGCCGGGAGCCGGATGACCGGCCGCCTGCCCCACCCGCGGCGGCGGGGTAG
- a CDS encoding LuxR family transcriptional regulator gives MNQSTGELIERDEHLQILQDLLSAALEGRGQAIVLSGASGSGKTVLLNRLAHLAAEAGAEVVAAVASRTEQSLPLGVIGQLAHGAGLVTGHDSPIAGLLDEAMSGRWDSSSTEQIHVQPSARILHSLCMALLRRAADQPLVVYVDDVHHADPSSLECLSYLMRRVRNARMLVVLAVIPQLAPAHPMQYAELLHSSAPVSLSLRPLSRQGIGQVLDRLPQPADRGLTAQYHAITGGNPRLATALVGDSLRRIDHGADGTRTVVGETFLEAVRTCLYRSEPPALPVARALAVAGVPTEPAVLARLLSINEEMVRCALLTLRRVGLLSDGTFRDPRIRTAVLAGMLPDERTDLHRRLASVSHAAGEPATVVARHLVDADRVDGAWVAPTLHEAADQALADGRVEDAISFLDSACTAGVDERQRAEATSALTRIEWQTNPADAARRLPELVAAVRAGVLVRRHAVALVAYLLWHAHIDDAVEVITLLTANDPMEPEFAASLSVPLLLLAYLFPDHLDRVRGPWDNLAARGLVPPPCRPLQAAAELTALAARSPHGDAVAAAEQVVHNTRVDHEALGPISIALLATIFTDRIGATGSSHYPVLHRAADRRTPTTQALVSAILAEGTLGRGDLAATEEHARRGLDLIPAKGWGVAVGALLSNMVLATTISGAYDAAEEWLSIPVPAAMFDTPFGLKYLHARGTYYLRTNCVRAALIDFQACGRMMIAWELDLPELVPWRTELARAHLALGRTQQARELARDQLSRLPQHNDRERGSALWVLALASDPAERLALLQEAVSLLRASDDELSTACATADLGDALHRAGDADAARAAWQTARRLARRSGAEPLLDRLRGVLGPDDPDEPAEPGALGGSCPHLAAAIAVDGLTDAERRVAALAAVGHTNRAIATKLYVTVSTVEQHLTRVYRKLQVSRRTDLPTGLIDDPAGDGTRSPDGSQVSVA, from the coding sequence ATGAACCAGTCGACGGGGGAGCTGATCGAGCGGGATGAGCACTTACAGATACTGCAGGACCTGCTGTCCGCCGCCCTTGAGGGGCGGGGACAGGCGATCGTGCTCAGCGGCGCCTCCGGCAGCGGCAAGACCGTCCTGCTGAACCGGCTCGCCCACCTCGCCGCCGAGGCCGGCGCCGAGGTGGTCGCCGCGGTGGCGTCGCGGACCGAGCAGTCGCTGCCGCTGGGCGTGATCGGGCAGTTGGCGCACGGCGCCGGGCTGGTGACCGGGCACGACTCGCCGATCGCGGGACTCCTCGACGAAGCCATGTCCGGACGCTGGGACAGCTCCTCGACCGAGCAGATCCATGTGCAGCCGTCGGCCCGGATCCTGCACTCGCTCTGCATGGCCCTGCTGCGCCGGGCCGCCGACCAGCCCCTCGTGGTCTACGTCGACGACGTGCACCATGCCGACCCGTCGTCCCTGGAGTGCCTGTCCTACCTGATGCGCCGGGTCCGCAACGCCCGGATGCTCGTGGTCCTGGCGGTGATCCCGCAGTTGGCGCCGGCCCATCCGATGCAGTACGCGGAACTGCTGCACAGCTCCGCCCCGGTCTCGCTGTCCCTGCGCCCACTGAGCCGGCAGGGCATCGGTCAGGTGCTGGACCGGCTCCCGCAGCCGGCCGACCGCGGCCTGACCGCGCAGTACCACGCCATCACCGGCGGCAACCCGAGGTTGGCCACCGCGCTCGTGGGCGACTCGCTGCGGCGCATCGACCACGGCGCGGACGGCACCCGCACGGTCGTCGGGGAGACGTTCCTCGAGGCCGTACGCACCTGCCTCTACCGCAGCGAGCCACCCGCCCTGCCGGTCGCCCGCGCGCTGGCCGTGGCCGGCGTGCCGACCGAGCCCGCGGTGCTGGCCCGGCTGCTGAGCATCAACGAGGAGATGGTCCGGTGCGCGCTGTTGACGCTGCGCCGGGTCGGCCTGCTCTCCGACGGCACCTTCCGGGATCCGCGGATCCGCACCGCCGTGCTCGCCGGCATGCTGCCCGACGAGCGGACGGACCTGCACCGGCGGCTGGCGAGCGTCAGCCACGCGGCCGGCGAGCCCGCCACCGTGGTGGCCCGCCATCTCGTCGACGCCGACCGGGTCGACGGGGCCTGGGTGGCGCCGACCCTGCACGAGGCCGCGGACCAGGCCCTGGCCGACGGGCGGGTCGAGGACGCGATCAGCTTCCTGGACTCGGCCTGCACGGCGGGCGTCGACGAGCGCCAGCGCGCCGAGGCCACCTCGGCGCTGACCCGGATCGAGTGGCAGACCAACCCCGCCGACGCCGCCCGCCGGCTGCCCGAGCTGGTCGCGGCCGTGCGTGCCGGCGTGCTCGTACGCCGGCACGCGGTCGCACTGGTGGCGTACCTGCTCTGGCACGCGCACATCGACGACGCGGTGGAGGTGATCACCCTGCTCACCGCGAACGACCCGATGGAACCGGAGTTCGCCGCCAGCCTGAGCGTGCCCCTGCTCCTGCTCGCCTATCTCTTCCCCGACCATCTGGACCGGGTCCGCGGGCCCTGGGATAACCTCGCCGCCCGTGGCCTGGTGCCACCGCCGTGCCGACCGTTGCAGGCGGCGGCGGAGCTGACCGCGCTGGCCGCCCGCAGTCCGCACGGCGACGCGGTGGCCGCCGCCGAGCAGGTCGTGCACAACACGCGGGTGGATCACGAAGCGCTCGGCCCGATCTCGATCGCGCTGCTGGCGACGATCTTCACCGACCGGATCGGCGCCACCGGTTCGTCGCACTACCCGGTGCTGCACCGGGCGGCCGACCGCCGGACGCCGACCACACAGGCGCTGGTCTCCGCGATCCTCGCCGAGGGCACCCTGGGCCGCGGCGACCTGGCGGCGACCGAGGAGCACGCCCGGCGCGGCCTCGACCTGATCCCGGCGAAGGGCTGGGGCGTGGCCGTCGGCGCGCTGCTGTCCAACATGGTGCTGGCCACCACCATCTCCGGCGCCTACGACGCGGCCGAGGAGTGGCTGTCCATCCCGGTCCCGGCGGCCATGTTCGACACCCCGTTCGGCCTCAAGTACCTGCACGCGCGCGGCACCTACTACCTGCGAACCAACTGCGTACGGGCGGCGCTCATCGACTTCCAGGCCTGCGGCCGGATGATGATCGCCTGGGAGCTCGACCTGCCGGAGCTCGTGCCCTGGCGCACCGAACTGGCCCGGGCGCACCTCGCCCTCGGCCGCACCCAGCAGGCCCGGGAGCTGGCCCGCGACCAGCTCAGCCGGCTGCCGCAGCACAACGACCGCGAGCGCGGGTCCGCGCTCTGGGTGCTGGCCCTGGCCAGTGATCCGGCTGAGCGGCTCGCCCTGCTCCAGGAGGCGGTGAGTCTGCTGCGGGCCAGCGACGACGAGCTGTCCACCGCGTGTGCCACCGCCGATCTGGGTGACGCCCTGCACCGGGCCGGTGATGCCGACGCCGCGCGGGCGGCCTGGCAGACGGCCCGCCGACTGGCCCGGCGCAGCGGCGCCGAACCGTTGCTGGACCGGCTCCGCGGGGTCCTCGGCCCGGACGATCCGGACGAGCCCGCCGAGCCGGGCGCGCTCGGCGGCTCCTGCCCGCACCTCGCCGCGGCGATCGCGGTCGACGGGCTGACCGACGCCGAGCGACGGGTGGCCGCGCTCGCCGCCGTCGGGCACACGAACCGGGCGATCGCCACCAAGCTCTACGTCACGGTCAGCACCGTCGAGCAGCACCTGACCCGGGTCTACCGGAAGCTCCAGGTGAGCCGGCGCACCGACCTGCCGACCGGGCTCATCGACGACCCCGCCGGGGACGGAACACGCTCCCCCGACGGCAGCCAGGTCAGCGTGGCCTGA